The Brumimicrobium sp. genomic interval TCAGAATCCTTACCCGAAAAAATAGTTCTTGAAGTTATGCCTGTTTCAGCTCGCTATTTAATTTCTCAACCTCTACATAAAAGTCAAAAAATTTGTAAAGAACTTACAGATAAATATATTTTTGAATTGTTTGTTTCTATTTCTGAAGAACTTATTCGTGAATTATTGAGTTATGGAAGTGATTTAATTGTTATTGAACCTCCCTCTTTAAAGGATATTATAAAGAATAGGATCCATAAAATGAATCAAAACTATCAAGATTAAAACGATTTGATAAAATAAAATTTAATATAAATTGTTTGCAAGTATACCCGTTAATTGTTACCAGTAAAGGCCTCTGTAGTAGCAAAACCTTCTTTTGAAACCCCTTCGCTTTTACTCACTTTTTTGAAAGTTAACCATAGAATTTTAAGATCTAGTAAGAAAGAAAGATTCTCAACATAATATATATCGTGTTCAAACTTTTCTTTCCAAGAGATGGCATTTCGCCCATTTACTTGAGCCCAGCCAGTGATTCCAGGTTTTATAAGGTGACGTTTCTTTTGAGTTTCGTTATAGAGTGGGAGGTATTGGACAAGTAGAGGGCGTGGTCCTATTAAACTCATATCTCCGATTAATACATTAATTAATTGGGGGATTTCATCAAGGGAAGTTTTACGTACAAAATTCCCTATTTTAGTAACTCTCGCTTCATCTGATAAGAGATTACCTTGGGTATCTTTCTTGTCATTCATTGTTTTGAATTTGACTATCTTAAAGATACGTTCATTCCTTCCCGGTCTTGGTTGAAGAAAGAAGGGTTTACCCTGATTTGCAAAAAAAAGTGCAATAGTGACAATAAAAAAAATCGGACTCAATAAAATCAATCCAATAAGGGCTACTAAAAAATCAATGATATGTTTGAAAAAGTGGTTATACATAACTAGCGATAAGCTCTTTCAAATTCTTCTTTTTGATGTTGGTAAATTTCTGCATAATTTGCAGGCTTATGTTTTTTCCAGCGTTTATGTGACCAAATCCAGTATGGGGGATCATTTTGAATGGTTTGTTCCATCATTCTGGTGCATCGTTCTGTGATTTCCCCATAGTTTAATTCTCGTGGATTACGAGTAACTTCAGTTAATTTCATTTTATAATATCCTCTGCCATCACGAAGAATTTCAAAATATACAACAGCTTGATTGAATTTATTAGCCAACATTTCAGGGCCAAATATAACTCCCGTTTCTTGATGTAGAAACTCCATCCAATAGCATTTGCGCTCATCACCAGGAGATTGGTCAAAAAGAACAAGTGTAGCAATAGTCTCCTTATTATTCTTAAAAAAATCATTCGTAATCTTGGAATGAATAATTTTCATTCCAAAACGAGCTCTTCTGTTGTTGATTGTTTTATCCCAAAAAGTGCTTGTGAGTGGCATTCCAATTCCAACTGCTTGATGTTTGAAAAGTAAATTTTGCGCTGTAATTAGCCATTCCCAATTATTGTAGTGCCCCGAAACTAACAAAACGTCTTTTCCTTCTTTATAAAGTTCTTCCATGAGTTCTGGGTTCTCTACTTTAAAACGTTTTTGCAAACATTTCCCATTAATACTCAAGTTTTTGGTTCCTTCCGCTAACAAATTACTTAAATGGCGGTAAAAACGGTGTTCAATGCGGCGATGTTCCTTTTTGCTCTTATCGGGGAAAGAACGTTCGATATTGGATCTAACTACTTTCCTACGGTAGGGAATGATTGTGATTAAAAGCAAATAAAAAAAATCAGTAAAGAGGTACATTACCGGCAGAGGAAGCCAGGATACAGGATAAATAAGCAAATAATAAGCAATCCTATTCACTGCTGTGTTTTTTGTAAAGTTACAAAAAAAAAATAATAGTGTTTTATTCTTTTAGGATAAAACACTTAAAAAATAAGCCTTTATGATAGATGAAATTTTATTTTTTTTATCTTTTAATTGCTTTTATTTGATACGAAATCAATTGCTATTTTTTATTATCTCTTAAATCTTCGTATTTCTTTTGATATTCATAGCTAAAAGCAGGGATGTTTTTGGCAATCTCAGCCGCTTTTTTAGCAGATTCTACAGCTTCTTCATGTTTACCTAGTTTTTCCTGAATTTGTGCTTTTGTCCAAAATAGATAAAAAGCTTGTGGATTTTGTTTAATTGCTTTATCTGCATATTCTAATGCTAAATCTAGCTGATAATCATTGGCAAGGTAATACTTAGCAGCATCAGCGTATGGCGGGTTTTTTCCTTTGAGTTCTTTATCAAAATATTTAATAATAGCTTGGTGATTGTCAGCCTTTATAGGAAGAATCACCTTTGTTTTCTCCCAGATTAATTCCAAATCTGCTGAGTTCTCTGAAATGTTTTCTAAAGTGATTGTAAAGTTCTCTTGGATTTCGTTAAGAGGAAGCACATTTACTTCTACACTTAATATGTTATCTGCTTCTTTATATCCAGCAGAACCCCAATTTTTAGTACCTTTATTAAATAAAATTGTCCATTTCTTTTCCTGGGGAATTGTATAAAGTGCATATTCGCCTTTAGGTAAGGTTTTTCCTCCAATAATGACATCTTCTCCAAAACTCACCTTTGTTGCAGCATTCGCACCTGTTCTCCATACTTGTCCGAAAGGAATTAAATCTCCAAAAATAATTCTTCCTTTCACTGCTGGTCTGCTATAATTTAATCCTATAAAGGAAGTAGAAAATTGTTGATTTATATTTATGCTTGGACTTGGTGCCGGTAAATGAAAGTCTTGCGCATATTGGGTGGTCATTAACCCTAGAGCGATAGAAAGTGTTAAAAATATCTTTTTCATATTATTTGTTTTACATATTAGAGAAAATAAACTCTCTTTGGTTACAAATAATTCAAAACAAAGTAAAAAATATTTTGTTTTGCAAGAGGTGATAACAATCCATTCTAAACTTTCAATTAAGCAAAACAAGTTATTGGAGTTACCCAACAAATGGATGTCAAATAAAATAATTCCTTATCTTTGAAACTTATCAAAACAACAGTACATGTTAACTCCAAAAATTGAAAAAAAACTATTTCTTTTAGACTCTTTTGCCTTGATCTATCGTGCATATTATGCTTTTATTAAGGCGCCTCGAATTAACTCAAAAGGAATAAACACATCTGCTGCTTTTGGTTTTACGAACGCTTTATTGGATATCATAAATAATGAGCAACCAACTCATATCGCTGTAGTTTTTGATGCTCCTGGTGGTCCCACTAATCGTATCGAACAATTTGAGCAATACAAGGCACAACGAGAAGCTATGCCAGAGGATATTCGTAATATGATAGATCCAATTAAGGAGATTGTGAAGGCATTAAATATCCCCATATTAATGAAGACAGGATATGAAGCAGATGACGTGATAGGTACCTTAGCTAAAATAGCTGAAACACAAGGCTATGTGACTTACATGATGACGCCTGATAAAGATTTTGGTCAATTGGTAACCGAAAAATCCTTGATTTATAAACCAGGTAGAGGCGGAAAACCAGCATCTATCATGGGGATTCCAGAAGTACTAGAAAAATTTGAGGTTGAACGCACAGATCAGGTCATAGATATTCTCGGTTTATGGGGAGATGCTTCGGATAATATCCCTGGAATACCTGGAATAGGAGAGAAGACGGCAAAGGAACTTATTCAGAAATACGGTTCTATGGAAGCCATTTTTGAGCATTTGGATGACTTTAAAGGAAAGCGAAAAGAGAATTTAACGAATTTCAAGGAGCAAGGCTTATTGTCTAAGCAATTAGCAACAATCATAACAGATGTAGATGTGCCTTTTATTCCTGAAGAATTAAAAATAGGAGAACCTAACAAAGAGCAACTAATTGCTATTCTGACTGAATTGGAATTTAAAGGGATAGCTAAACGAATACTAGGGGAAGAGATTGTTGTTACTGCTACGCAATCTCCTGTGGGATCTGGACAATTGGATTTATTCGGTACTCCTCAAGATGCACCTCAAGAGCTTACTAAAGAACCGGAAGTTATTACTGAGTTAAAAACTGTTGAAAGTGAAAAACCAAACTATCATTTCATAGATTCTGAAGAGGGGAGGAAGCAATTAATTCAAACTTTATTGCAACAAAAATCAGTATGCTTTGATACAGAAACAGATAATTTAGAGTCACGAAATGCCGACCTAGTTGGTATGGCATTTTCATACCAAGAAAAAGAAGGATTTTATATTCCTTTCACCAATGATTTTGAACAAACAAAAAAGATAGTACAAGAATTTTCTCCAATTTTTGAGTCTACAAGCATTGAAAAAATCGCTCATAACATCAAATACGATGAGCAGGTTATAAATCGCTATGGGGTTACCATTCAAGGACCGCGTTTTGACACCATGATAGCACATTACTTGCTAACTCCCGACGGGCGACATAACATGGATTTATTGGCAGAATATTACTTGCATTATAAAACCATTCATATAGAATCTTTGATTGGTAAACGAGGAAAGGACCAAAAAACAATGTGGGAAGCAGATCAAAAATTGATTTGTACCTATTGTTGTGAAGATACAGATATTACTTTGCAGTTAAAAAACCTATTCGAACCAGAAATTCAAAAAGAATACGTCAAAGATTTATTTTACAAGATAGAAATGCCTTTAACGGAGGTGTTAAAATCAATGGAACAAGAAGGAGTTCAGCTGGATATAGCCAGATTGAATGAGTTTTCTAAAGAGTTAGATGTTTCTATTAAGGACTTGGAAGAAAAAATCACAGGCTTAGCAGGAATGGAGTTTAACTTAGACTCTCCAAAACAATTAGGTGAAGTACTATTTGAAGTGCTACAAATTTCAAAAAAAGCCAAAAAGACTAAAACTGGGCAATATTCTACATCGGAGGATACATTGCAAGCACATATTAATGATCACCCAATTATTCCGTTGATTTTAGATTATCGTTCTTTACGTAAGTTGAAAAGCACTTATGTGGATCCATTGCCAGATTTAGTAGATGATACATCAGGAAGATTGCACACACATTTTATGCAAACGGTTACAGCAACTGGTAGACTAAGTTCAACGAATCCAAACTTGCAGAACATTCCTATTCGAACAGAAAAAGGAAGAGAAATCCGTAAGGCATTTATTGCAAGAAATGATGATTATTACTTTATGTCTGCCGACTATTCTCAAATCGAATTGCGCATTATTGCAGCTTTGAGCGGAGATAAAAACATGATTGAAGCCTTTAAAAATAAGCAAGATATTCACGCATCTACTGCTGCAAAGGTATATGGTATAGCCGATATAAAAGATGTAACTAAAGAACAGCGAAGCAATGCAAAGGCGGTGAATTTTGGAATTATCTATGGACAATCTGCATTTGGCTTATCACAAAATTTGGGGATTTCTCGGGGAGAAGCTAAAACAATTATCGATAATTATTTCGCACAATATCCAACGATTGTAAAATATATCTCCGACGTGAAGGAAAAGGCCAAAGAATTGGGATATGTCGAAACGATTATGGGGAGAAGAAGATATTTGCCAGACATCCATTCGACCAATGCAATCGTTCGAGGATTTGCTGAACGAAATGCAATCAATGCACCTATACAAGGAAGTGCTGCAGATATTATCAAAATAGCCATGATTCATATTTACAAGCGTTTTCAAGAAGAGAAATTAGTGTCCAAGATGATTTTACAAATCCATGACGAATTGATTTTTGATGTATTGAAAACAGAAAAAGATATTGTAGAAAAGATTGTCCGTGAAGAAATGGAAGGAGCGGTGCAGCTTGTTGTTCCTCTGGATATAGAAATGGAATTTGCTGAGAATTGGCTTGCAGCACATTAATGGATTTCCTTTGCTACTATAAACTAGGCTCGATTTTAGTTAATTTAGTTTCACGACTCTATCTAAAAGCTCCTTATTTTGCTGTGGTTTGTCACTGAACTATATTTTTCCTGACATTATGTCTGTTTTGTACTATTGGCAAAGCCTTTGCTTAAGAGGAAAGAAATTATTTTTATAAAAAATATGATGGGTAGAAAAGATAAAAAATTAGAAGAGAATAAACAAGAAACTGAGGATAATAAAGCGGTAGAGCAAAATAACGACGAGAAAGAGGTTCAAGAAGAAACGATAGAAACCGTTTCAGAAGAGGAAACTTTGTCAGCCAAAATAGAAGAATTGAATGACAAATACATGCGTTTATATTCAGAATTTGACAATTTTAGACGTAGAACCAGCAAGGAAAAGTTAGAAATTCTAGCGAATGCTTCTGAAGATGTAATTAGAGATCTTCTACCTGTATTAGATGTTTTTGAACGTGCAATAGAGAATAATGAGAAATCTTCTGATGCAGAGGCAATCAAAGAAGGTTTCCAATTAATTTATGGCAAATTAAATAGTATTCTTGTTGGAAAAGGTTTAAAACCTATGGAAAGTATAGGAACAACTTTTGACGTTGAACAACATGAAGCCATTACTAATATTCCTGCACCTGACGCTGATAGCAAAGGAAAGGTGATGGACGTAGTTGAAAAAGGATATTTTTTAAATGACAAAGTGATACGCTATGCGAAAGTGGTAGTGGGTCAATAATAGAGTTGTATGAGTGGTAAACGAGATTATTATGAAGTCTTAGGCGTTAATAAAAATGCGTCTGCAGATGAATTAAAGAAGGCATATAGAAAACTAGCAATTAAGTATCATCCAGATAAGAATCCGGATGATAAAGATGCTGAAGAAAAATTCAAAGAAGCAGCGGAGGCATATGAAATATTAAGCGATGCTGAGAAACGTCAGCGTTATGATCGATTTGGTCATGCTGGAGTTGATGGTTCTGCTGGAGGATTCAGCGGAGGAGGGATGAATATGGACGATATCTTTTCTCAATTTGGTGATATCTTCGGTGGACATTTTGGTGGTTTCGGTGGTGGTTTTAGTGGCGGAGGAAGCAGACAACGCCATGTGAAAGGGACTAATTTACGTATCAAAATCAAGATGACATTAGAGGAAGTTGCGGATGGTGTACGTAAGAAAATTAAGGTAAACAAGTTGGTAAATGCTAAGGGGGTGACTTTTAAAGAATGTCCCACTTGTCATGGCACAGGACGCGTGCAACGTGTAACTCAAACTTTTTTGGGCGCCATGCAAACTGCTTCTACTTGCCCAAATTGTCAAGGAGCAGGTAAAATTATTGACCGTAAACCATCGAGTGCTGATAGTATGGGATTGGAGCGTAAAGAGGAATTGATTGAAATTGATATCCCAGCTGGAGTAGAAGATGGTATGCAGTTATCTGTTAGTGGAAAAGGAAATGCAGGTCCTTTTGATGGAATTCCTGGTGATTTATTGGTGGTGGTTGAAGTGAAAGATGATGAGCATTTACGAAGAGATGGACAAAACCTGCATTACGATGCTTTTGTTAGTTTTATTGATGCTTCATTAGGTGGAATGATTGAAGTGCCAACCATTAAAGGAAAAGCCAAAATAAAAATTGAGTCAGGCACACAAAGTGGAAAGATGCTAAGGTTACGAGGAAAAGGATTGCCAAGTGTTCACAACTATGGAATAGGAGATCAGTTTGTACACATCAATGTGTGGACTCCACAAAAATTATCGAAAGAAGAAAAAGAAATTTTGGAAAAGTTGCGTGAAAATGATAACTTTAAGCCACATCCAAGCGGAAAAGAAAAAGGCTTCTTTGAACGTGTGAAGGATATGTTTAGCGAGTAGTATGCATAAAGATTTTATGATAAGAGCCATTGAATTGTCTGCCCAAAGCGTGGAAAGTGGAGGAGGACCTTTTGGTTCAGTAATCGTAAAAGATGGACAAATTATTGCAGAAAGTGCTAATCGGGTTACCATAGATAATGATCCAACCGCCCATGCTGAAGTAAATGCCATTCGTTTAGCTTGCCAAAAATTGCAAACATACTCTCTAGAAGGTTGTGAGATTTATACATCGTGTGAACCTTGTCCTATGTGCTTAGCTGCAATTTATTGGGCAAGAATTGGTAAGATATATTTTGCTAATACAAAGAATGATGCAGCAGCAATTGGATTTGATGATTCCTTTATTTATCATGAAATCCAATTACCACATGATAAACGTAGTATTTCCATACAACCTTTTATGCGTGATGAAGCATGGAAAGTGTTTAAGAAGTGGGAAGAAAAGGAGGATAAAAGGGAATATTAAAATAATCCTATAAAATTCATTGAGTTATAGATAAGTTTATTATCTTTGCACCCTCAAATTAAATTATTTATTAATCGGAGTTTCGGACTCCAACTTATAAAAACAAGTTATGGCAACAAAAATTAGATTGCAAAGACACGGTAAAAAAGGAAATGCTTTTTACCATTTAGTAGTAGCTGATTCACGTGCAAAGCGTGATGGACGTTTCATTGAAAAATTAGGAACTTACAATCCAAACACTAACCCTGCTTCTATCGATATCAATTTCGACAGAACTTTACATTGGGTAGGAGTTGGAGCTGAAATGTCAGATACTGCACGCGCTATTTTATCTTACAAAGGAGTGTTATATAAAAATCACTTACTTCGTGGAGTTGTAAAAGGTGCATTAACTGAAGCTGATGTTGAAAAGAAATTTGCGGCATGGTTAAGTGAAAAAGAAAGCAAAATCACTAAAAAGGCTGAAGGTCATGTGGTTGCTAAAAAGAAAGAAGCTGAGATTAAATTAGCTGCTGAAAAAGAAGCTAAAGAAGCAAAAGCAAAAGCGATCGAAGCTAAAAACACTCCACAAGAGGAAGTTGTAGCTGAAGAAGCATCTGCTGAAGAAACTGCTAACGAAGAAGCACCAGTTGCTGAAGCACCAGCAGAGGAGCCAGTAGCAGAAGCACCAGCAGAGGAACCAGCAGCAGAAGCTCCAGCTGAAGGAGAACCAACAGAAGAAAATTAATATTTCTCTTTGGAATGAATAAAGCAGATTGCTTTAATCTAGGATATGTAGCGAAACTTCACGGATTTAAAGGTGAAGTTTCGCTTTTTTTTGACACTACTAATCCTTACGACTATCAAGAAATTGAAGCTGTATTTATTGAGAAAGAAGGCGTACTTATCCCATACTTTATAGATAAACTTGAACTAAACAATAAGGGTTTTGCTCGTGTAAAGTTTGAAGATGTTGATACAGAAGAGGAAGCTAAAAAATTAGTAAAGAAGCCTCTTTTTCTACCCCTAAGTCTGCTTCCTGAATTATCTGGTAAAAATTTCTACGATCACGAGATTGTTGGTTTTGTCGTTTTTGATATAAATTATGGGAAAGTTGGAGAGGTGGATTGTGTGCTAGATTTACCCGTAAATCCTTTATTGCAAATCATCAATAAAGAGAAAAATGTAGAAATACTATTACCACTTGCCAATAATTTAGTACAATCAGTAGATAGAACAAAGAGAGAACTACACGTTTCTGCTCCAGAAGGTTTAATCGAAATGTATTTAGATTAACATCTAAACCATGTCGGTATTTCGATTTAAATATTTTGAAATCGAGCAAGATGGCGCTCCTCAAAAAGTAGGCACAGATGCTATGGTTTTAGGTGCTTTAGTAGATACTTATGAGCCAAAACAAATCTTGGATGTAGGAACAGGTAATGGTGTGTTAGCATTAATTTGCGCACAAAAATTCACTCAAGCTATAGTGACTGGTCTAGATATTTCAGAAGATGCTACCTCGGTTGCAGATTTTAATTTTAAGCAATCTCCTTTTGCTTCAAGAATGCATGTTGTTCATCAAAATTTTCTTGATTATCAAGTTTCAGAGAAGTTTGACTTAATCATCTCCAATCCACCTTATTTTAACACCCAAATGCCTTCCGAAAATAACCTACGTAGTTTAGCGCGTCATGAGGATAGCATGTCGGTGATAGATCTAATTATTCATTCATTAGAATTATTATCTGAAAATGGTGAATTGTGGATGATTGTACCTAGTAATAGGTATGAGGAATTAACCCAACAACAAAAATTAGTTAACATAAAAAAAGTAATTCAGATATTCGGAAAGCCAGGAAATCATGTGCGTGATATTCTAGTCTTTGCAAAAAATGTTGAGAAACAGGTTTCTATTTCTGATTTTACAATCCGAGATGTACAAGGAAACTATACTGCAGCATATAATGAATTGACAAAGGAATTACATTTTAGATAAGTTGTAGTAATTTACTGAATGAGAATTTATTCCACAATGAATTCTACTTCATATCCTGTATGTCTTCGAATATTCATCACCTTTCCATTCTCAAAGAGGAAGTACTGTCCTTTAATTCCCATGAGTTTTCCAGTTATTTCTGGTTGTTTCTCAAGATTCACGCTGCTTACCTTTTCTGGAAATTGAATAACAGGATAATTAATTGGAGTTAATTGGTCTTCATCTGAAATATACTGAGATATATCGCTAGGTAGAATTTCTTCCAATTCCCATTTCTTAGACTCTAAATCAATGCTTGTATCAATTTGATTAGTAAGCATTGTTCTCCAGTTTGTTTTATCTACAAAGGTTGATTTAAGGGCCACTTCAATGATTCCTGCTTCATATCTATTTGGAGTTTCAGCTAGTATGATAGCCTCGCTAGCCCCTTGGTCTATCCAACGTGCCGGAATATTTGATTTGCGTGTAATTCCTACTTTAATTGCATCTGTAGCTGCTAAATATACTATATGTGGTTGATTATGATTGATTTGCTCCCAAGCTACATCTCTTCCTATTCCTTCGTGTGCGCGACATAACTCTGGACGTATAATGCATTCCGCAGATTCAGGGGAATTCTTAAAGCAATTGTAGCAAAATCCTTGATTAAACGAAGAAACTGTTTTTATTCCACAACTTATGCAATAGATGTTTCCGGTGAACTTGAAGGTGATTTGACTACCTATGAAATCATTGGCTAGAACCGATAATTCAGTCTTTTGGTTTGTGTGATAAAATAACAATTGATACTCCACCAGATTGTCGTGATTAAGATGAACAGGCATCTTTCTCAGTTCTCCTTTTATCTGCATAACCTAAGCATATTAATGTTTGGAAATATTTTCAAGTTGAGTGGAGTTGTGCTTGTATTTGAAAACCAAGGCAAAAACAATCGTTACCATGAGTGCAAATCCTGCAAAAATAGCCCAAGATATTCTCCAACCTTGCAACTGTAGGAGAATGTCGGTTTGTGCAAATACAAAATGATTCACAATGGCACCAGCTCCGAGCATTCCGATAGTGGCACCTAATCCATTTGTCATAACCATGAATACACCTTGTGCACTTGAACGTATATTTTTATCTGTTTCCAAATCAACAAAAAGAGACCCTGAAACATTAAAGAAATCGAAAGCAACTCCATATACAATCATTGAGAGAACGAACATCCAAGCACCAGCACCTGGATCTCCTATGGCAAAGAGCCCAAATCGCAGAAACCAGGCAATCATAGCCATAAGCATTACTTTTTTGATACCAAATCTTTTTAAGAAGAATGGAATAAGTAAAATACACAAAGTTTCAGACACTTGAGAGATAGAAATTAGCGCATTTGCATTATTTGCTCCCCAAGCTTGCGCGAACTCATCAATGTTTTTAAACCCTGTAATATATGGGTTAGCATATCCATTTGTGATTTGAAGCGAAACTCCAAGAAGCATAGAGAATATAAAAAATATGGCCATTCTCTTTTCTTTAAACAGCGCAAAAGCTTTTAAGCCTAATGCATCCGATAATGTTCTTTTCTCTTTAGAAGAAGAAACGGGAACTTTAGGAAGTGTAAATGTGTATAAGAATAGAATAATACCTAAAATTCCAGATACATAAAATTGCTCATATCCATTTTGAAAGCTCATAAATCCTTCTGTGTGAGAAAAGCTAAGCATAAATTCTCCCTGTATATTTCCTGCAAAATTCACAAAGAGCATAGCAATGATAAAGCCAATAGTTCCCCATGTTCGGATAGGAGGGAAGTGTTGAATTGTATTAAAGTCATTTGAAACTAGAATCGAATATGCTGTCGAATTAGATAGGGCTATGGTTGGCATATAAAAGGCAACGCTAATGGAATAGAAAAGAAAAAGCATAGAGAAATCTGCTTCTGTTCCATGTATCATTCCATAATATCCTGTTGCAATTATTCCAATGGCAGCAATGAAATGACTTATTCCTAATAAACGCTGAGCAGGAATCCATCTATCGGCGATAATCCCTAAAATGGCTGGCATAAAAATAGAAACAATCCCCTGCATGGCATAGAAAAGTCCGATTTCAGCTCCTAATCCAATTCTTCCAAGGTAATTTCCCATAGAAGTTAGATAAGCTCCCCAAACGGCAAATTGTAGGAAGCTTAAAATAGTTAATCGTAGTTTGATGCTCATATTAGAAATGTTTTCGACTTTCTAGGTGGGAAAGTAATTGAAATAGAAAGTAGAAATAAATTAAGAGGTACGTTTATTTATCTCGTCACGTATTTTTGACGCCATTTCATAGTCTTCATTTTCTACTGCTTTTTCTAAATGTTTTTCGAGATCTTTGATAGATAATTTAGAAAAATCTTGTTTATCGGTTTTATTTTGCTCGACTTGTGGTGTTTCTGTTTCTTTTGCTTCCCCTGATTCTTCCTCTTCCTGATCCATGCGAATTCCTGCAGAACTTAGAATACTTTCATAGGTATATACAGGACATTTGAAACGAACTGCTAAAGCAATAGCATCAGATGTACGGGCATCTATTTCTACTTCTTTCCCATTGCTTTCACAGATTAGTTTAGAATAGAAAATGCCTTCACGTAAACTATGAATTACAATCTCTTTAACTAAAATACCAAAGGTATCGGCAATATTTTTTACTAAATCATGAGTGAGAGGGCGAGAAGGTTTCATATTTTCAAGTTCAATAGCGATTGCTTGAGCTTCGAATCCTCCAATAATAATAGGTAATCTGCGTTGGCCATCTGTTTCAGAAAGAACCAGTGCGTATGCTCCAGATTGTGTTTGACTGTATGAAAGTCCAATAATTTCCAGCTTTACTTTTTTCATTCTCCGTAATGTCAGCTATTTCATAAAAATTAGGGAGGCGCATGGTCTCCCTAACTTCTTATGGTAAAAATAGTATTTATTATCGAATGTTTAGTTAGAAGCCTTGAATTTTTTTACAGCTTCCACTAATTTAGGAACTACTTC includes:
- a CDS encoding sugar transferase is translated as MYNHFFKHIIDFLVALIGLILLSPIFFIVTIALFFANQGKPFFLQPRPGRNERIFKIVKFKTMNDKKDTQGNLLSDEARVTKIGNFVRKTSLDEIPQLINVLIGDMSLIGPRPLLVQYLPLYNETQKKRHLIKPGITGWAQVNGRNAISWKEKFEHDIYYVENLSFLLDLKILWLTFKKVSKSEGVSKEGFATTEAFTGNN
- a CDS encoding lysophospholipid acyltransferase family protein, whose translation is MYLFTDFFYLLLITIIPYRRKVVRSNIERSFPDKSKKEHRRIEHRFYRHLSNLLAEGTKNLSINGKCLQKRFKVENPELMEELYKEGKDVLLVSGHYNNWEWLITAQNLLFKHQAVGIGMPLTSTFWDKTINNRRARFGMKIIHSKITNDFFKNNKETIATLVLFDQSPGDERKCYWMEFLHQETGVIFGPEMLANKFNQAVVYFEILRDGRGYYKMKLTEVTRNPRELNYGEITERCTRMMEQTIQNDPPYWIWSHKRWKKHKPANYAEIYQHQKEEFERAYR
- a CDS encoding DUF2911 domain-containing protein codes for the protein MKKIFLTLSIALGLMTTQYAQDFHLPAPSPSININQQFSTSFIGLNYSRPAVKGRIIFGDLIPFGQVWRTGANAATKVSFGEDVIIGGKTLPKGEYALYTIPQEKKWTILFNKGTKNWGSAGYKEADNILSVEVNVLPLNEIQENFTITLENISENSADLELIWEKTKVILPIKADNHQAIIKYFDKELKGKNPPYADAAKYYLANDYQLDLALEYADKAIKQNPQAFYLFWTKAQIQEKLGKHEEAVESAKKAAEIAKNIPAFSYEYQKKYEDLRDNKK
- the polA gene encoding DNA polymerase I, with translation MLTPKIEKKLFLLDSFALIYRAYYAFIKAPRINSKGINTSAAFGFTNALLDIINNEQPTHIAVVFDAPGGPTNRIEQFEQYKAQREAMPEDIRNMIDPIKEIVKALNIPILMKTGYEADDVIGTLAKIAETQGYVTYMMTPDKDFGQLVTEKSLIYKPGRGGKPASIMGIPEVLEKFEVERTDQVIDILGLWGDASDNIPGIPGIGEKTAKELIQKYGSMEAIFEHLDDFKGKRKENLTNFKEQGLLSKQLATIITDVDVPFIPEELKIGEPNKEQLIAILTELEFKGIAKRILGEEIVVTATQSPVGSGQLDLFGTPQDAPQELTKEPEVITELKTVESEKPNYHFIDSEEGRKQLIQTLLQQKSVCFDTETDNLESRNADLVGMAFSYQEKEGFYIPFTNDFEQTKKIVQEFSPIFESTSIEKIAHNIKYDEQVINRYGVTIQGPRFDTMIAHYLLTPDGRHNMDLLAEYYLHYKTIHIESLIGKRGKDQKTMWEADQKLICTYCCEDTDITLQLKNLFEPEIQKEYVKDLFYKIEMPLTEVLKSMEQEGVQLDIARLNEFSKELDVSIKDLEEKITGLAGMEFNLDSPKQLGEVLFEVLQISKKAKKTKTGQYSTSEDTLQAHINDHPIIPLILDYRSLRKLKSTYVDPLPDLVDDTSGRLHTHFMQTVTATGRLSSTNPNLQNIPIRTEKGREIRKAFIARNDDYYFMSADYSQIELRIIAALSGDKNMIEAFKNKQDIHASTAAKVYGIADIKDVTKEQRSNAKAVNFGIIYGQSAFGLSQNLGISRGEAKTIIDNYFAQYPTIVKYISDVKEKAKELGYVETIMGRRRYLPDIHSTNAIVRGFAERNAINAPIQGSAADIIKIAMIHIYKRFQEEKLVSKMILQIHDELIFDVLKTEKDIVEKIVREEMEGAVQLVVPLDIEMEFAENWLAAH
- a CDS encoding nucleotide exchange factor GrpE, producing MMGRKDKKLEENKQETEDNKAVEQNNDEKEVQEETIETVSEEETLSAKIEELNDKYMRLYSEFDNFRRRTSKEKLEILANASEDVIRDLLPVLDVFERAIENNEKSSDAEAIKEGFQLIYGKLNSILVGKGLKPMESIGTTFDVEQHEAITNIPAPDADSKGKVMDVVEKGYFLNDKVIRYAKVVVGQ
- the dnaJ gene encoding molecular chaperone DnaJ → MSGKRDYYEVLGVNKNASADELKKAYRKLAIKYHPDKNPDDKDAEEKFKEAAEAYEILSDAEKRQRYDRFGHAGVDGSAGGFSGGGMNMDDIFSQFGDIFGGHFGGFGGGFSGGGSRQRHVKGTNLRIKIKMTLEEVADGVRKKIKVNKLVNAKGVTFKECPTCHGTGRVQRVTQTFLGAMQTASTCPNCQGAGKIIDRKPSSADSMGLERKEELIEIDIPAGVEDGMQLSVSGKGNAGPFDGIPGDLLVVVEVKDDEHLRRDGQNLHYDAFVSFIDASLGGMIEVPTIKGKAKIKIESGTQSGKMLRLRGKGLPSVHNYGIGDQFVHINVWTPQKLSKEEKEILEKLRENDNFKPHPSGKEKGFFERVKDMFSE
- a CDS encoding nucleoside deaminase; this translates as MHKDFMIRAIELSAQSVESGGGPFGSVIVKDGQIIAESANRVTIDNDPTAHAEVNAIRLACQKLQTYSLEGCEIYTSCEPCPMCLAAIYWARIGKIYFANTKNDAAAIGFDDSFIYHEIQLPHDKRSISIQPFMRDEAWKVFKKWEEKEDKREY